A genome region from Dehalococcoidia bacterium includes the following:
- the cas3 gene encoding CRISPR-associated helicase Cas3' has protein sequence MSAADRSEVNLSVFWAKLPRERGVAPAFHPLICHLLDVAAVAEHIWNKTLSPYAQYHLAAGLGMDDLDAARTWVAALAGLHDTGKGCPAFQQQPAAELLRGLYGGALFTLDGPEALPPRTPHGVVTAVTLGEILRDQCGIDGKVSRRLAQVVGGHHGFFPSMKERNELGRDRAKVFPVRVGNCAWEDVRVGVVRLIGDAVGLDSLPVPKRLEDAAIMALAEIACVADWIGSNTRFFPFLADPPPPAPPVLDAPAARAYLDRARENARRALHRLHWSGWRAAAQPISFRGLFPSIARPCDLQSRMEELAGTLAAQLPALVIVEAPMGEGKTEAALYAADRWGVAPGPSGAYVAMPTQATSNQMFSRVREFLERRFRGQTVTLQLLHGHSALSAELQAMLRDNPDDLVPNDVCDESLQSDAQTRQQADVIAGEWFTARKRGLLAPFGVGTVDQALLAVLPTKHQFVRLGALAGKVVIFDEVHAYDAYMSIILECLLTWLAALGSPVLLLSATLPRSRRDALLRAYARGLRLDLPKPIACEPYPRLSWITATGAGSAPIAASERSTRSLSVDFVDGAIPVDGGEFALGRALQTALEHGGCAAVVSNTVRRARDVYEALRPFFPAKDAGDGRPELELFHARFRFRERDALEKRTLLRFGRPEGEVEFEDGRREPVRRPHRAVLVATQVIEQSLDLDFDLMVSDMAPVDLLLQRSGREHRHPRPSRPPGLETPKLWICRPQGEREGVPVFEDGTRIIYDAHILLRSWLALRGRDQIAVPGDVEALIEAVYGRGEPPAELSDALRRAWTATRAAFDKDTAVAEFEAEQARIWPPFHDGSDLLDADRPERKEDSPDQPDAFQARTRLGDSPIMFIVLRPDEWDEYWRLPKARTPTIEQLRYLLERSVGLTNWRVKRHPDAFDLVPGASRSATLRGTRLARLDENNIAMPNGQEYRIRLDERMGVVVEDANGGSE, from the coding sequence ATGAGCGCCGCCGACCGCAGTGAGGTCAACCTCTCAGTGTTTTGGGCGAAGCTCCCCCGCGAGCGTGGCGTGGCACCCGCATTCCACCCGCTCATCTGCCATCTGCTCGACGTGGCGGCCGTGGCCGAGCACATCTGGAATAAGACGCTGTCCCCATACGCACAGTACCACCTGGCCGCCGGCCTCGGCATGGACGATCTCGATGCCGCCCGCACCTGGGTTGCCGCCCTTGCTGGCCTGCACGACACGGGCAAAGGCTGCCCCGCCTTCCAGCAGCAGCCCGCGGCAGAGCTGCTGCGCGGCCTGTATGGCGGCGCTCTATTCACGCTGGACGGACCGGAAGCTTTGCCGCCGCGCACGCCCCACGGTGTCGTCACCGCCGTCACGCTCGGCGAAATCCTGCGCGATCAGTGTGGAATTGACGGCAAGGTGAGCCGGCGCCTCGCGCAGGTGGTCGGCGGCCACCACGGCTTCTTTCCTTCAATGAAGGAGCGGAACGAGCTAGGACGCGATCGGGCGAAGGTATTCCCTGTGCGCGTCGGCAACTGTGCCTGGGAGGACGTGCGCGTGGGCGTCGTGCGGCTCATAGGCGATGCGGTCGGGCTCGACAGCCTGCCGGTGCCAAAGCGGCTGGAGGATGCGGCGATCATGGCGCTGGCCGAGATTGCCTGCGTCGCCGACTGGATCGGCTCCAACACGCGATTCTTCCCCTTCCTTGCCGATCCGCCGCCGCCAGCCCCGCCGGTGCTCGATGCGCCTGCCGCCCGCGCATACCTGGATCGTGCCCGCGAGAACGCGCGCCGGGCCCTGCACCGCCTGCACTGGAGCGGCTGGCGCGCGGCCGCGCAACCCATATCGTTCCGTGGGCTCTTTCCGAGCATCGCGCGACCCTGCGACCTCCAGTCCCGCATGGAGGAGCTGGCGGGCACACTCGCCGCTCAACTTCCAGCGCTGGTGATCGTCGAGGCGCCGATGGGAGAAGGGAAGACCGAAGCCGCACTCTATGCCGCCGACCGCTGGGGCGTGGCGCCGGGGCCGAGCGGCGCCTATGTGGCGATGCCGACACAGGCAACGAGCAACCAGATGTTCTCCCGCGTGCGCGAGTTTTTGGAGCGGCGCTTCCGCGGTCAAACGGTGACGCTGCAGTTGCTGCACGGCCACAGCGCCCTCTCCGCCGAGCTGCAGGCGATGCTGCGCGACAACCCCGACGATCTGGTACCCAATGACGTCTGCGACGAGAGTCTGCAAAGCGACGCACAAACGCGCCAGCAGGCCGACGTGATCGCTGGCGAGTGGTTCACCGCCCGCAAGCGCGGCCTGCTGGCGCCCTTCGGCGTCGGCACCGTAGACCAGGCGCTGCTGGCCGTGCTGCCCACGAAGCATCAGTTTGTGCGCCTCGGCGCCCTCGCCGGCAAGGTCGTGATCTTCGACGAGGTGCATGCCTACGACGCCTACATGTCGATCATCCTGGAGTGCCTGCTCACCTGGCTGGCCGCACTCGGCTCGCCCGTGCTGCTGCTCTCGGCCACGCTGCCGCGCTCGCGGCGCGACGCGCTGCTGCGTGCCTACGCACGCGGCCTGCGGCTCGATCTGCCCAAGCCGATCGCGTGCGAGCCGTATCCGCGCCTCTCCTGGATCACGGCGACCGGCGCCGGCTCCGCCCCGATCGCCGCATCGGAGCGCAGCACGCGCAGTCTCAGCGTCGACTTCGTAGACGGTGCGATCCCGGTCGATGGCGGCGAGTTCGCGCTGGGCCGGGCGCTCCAAACGGCGCTGGAACACGGCGGCTGCGCTGCGGTGGTCTCCAACACGGTGCGGCGTGCCCGCGACGTCTACGAGGCGTTACGGCCGTTCTTCCCAGCCAAGGACGCGGGCGACGGCCGCCCCGAACTGGAACTGTTTCACGCCCGCTTCCGCTTTCGCGAGCGCGACGCGCTGGAGAAGCGCACGCTGCTGCGCTTCGGCCGGCCGGAGGGCGAGGTCGAGTTTGAGGACGGGCGCAGGGAGCCGGTGCGGCGTCCTCATCGCGCGGTGCTCGTCGCCACACAGGTGATCGAGCAGAGCCTCGACTTGGACTTCGACCTGATGGTCAGCGACATGGCGCCGGTCGACCTGCTGCTGCAGCGCTCCGGCCGCGAGCACCGGCACCCGCGGCCCTCTCGTCCGCCGGGGCTGGAGACGCCGAAACTCTGGATCTGCCGGCCGCAGGGCGAGCGGGAGGGCGTGCCGGTGTTCGAGGACGGAACGCGCATCATCTACGACGCCCACATCCTGCTGCGCTCCTGGCTGGCGCTGCGAGGGCGCGATCAGATCGCCGTGCCGGGCGATGTCGAGGCGTTGATCGAGGCGGTGTACGGCCGGGGCGAGCCGCCCGCGGAACTGAGCGACGCGCTGCGCCGCGCCTGGACGGCGACACGAGCCGCGTTCGACAAAGACACCGCCGTGGCCGAGTTCGAGGCCGAGCAGGCGCGCATCTGGCCGCCCTTCCATGACGGCAGCGACCTGCTGGACGCGGACCGCCCCGAGCGCAAGGAGGATTCACCCGATCAGCCCGATGCCTTTCAGGCCCGCACGCGCCTGGGTGACTCGCCCATCATGTTCATCGTGCTGCGACCCGATGAATGGGATGAATACTGGCGCTTGCCGAAGGCGCGCACACCGACGATCGAGCAGCTCCGCTACCTGTTGGAGCGCTCGGTGGGGCTCACAAACTGGCGGGTGAAGAGGCACCCCGACGCCTTCGACCTGGTGCCCGGCGCCTCGCGCTCCGCCACGCTTCGCGGCACACGCTTGGCACGGCTGGACGAGAACAACATCGCGATGCCGAATGGGCAGGAATATCGCATCAGGCTGGACGAACGGATGGGGGTCGTCGTGGAAGACGCGAACGGAGGCAGCGAGTGA